A genomic region of Tamandua tetradactyla isolate mTamTet1 chromosome 2, mTamTet1.pri, whole genome shotgun sequence contains the following coding sequences:
- the DMRTA2 gene encoding doublesex- and mab-3-related transcription factor A2 yields MELRSELPNVPGAATAAATASGPPVASVAAAAAAAAAAASLPVSVAGGLLRAPPLLLRAAEKYPRTPKCARCRNHGVVSALKGHKRYCRWKDCLCAKCTLIAERQRVMAAQVALRRQQAQEENEARELQLLYGTAEGLALAAANGIIPPRPAYEVFGSVCAADGGGPGTGAPAGSGGGAAGAGGAEAKLQKFDLFPKTLLQAGRSGSPPPPPGKPLSPDGADSGPGMSSPEVRAGSGSENGDGESFSGSPLARASKEAGGSCTSSTGLGGGGEEDSPGSASPLGSESGSEADKEEAEAAPAPGLGGGSGPRQRTPLDILTRVFPGHRRGVLELVLQGCGGDVVQAIEQVLNHHRGGGLVASLGPVAPSDKSAMGAAAAAEDAWSGRVDAAAAAAGGPGLPAPLQAGPAAPPHHRPLLAGAMTPGALGSLSSRSAFSPLQPNASHFGADAGTYPLGAPLGLSPLRLAYSAAAAHSRGLAFMAPYSTAGLVPTLGFRPPMDYAFSDLMRDRSAAAAAVHKEPTYGGGLYGPMVNGAPEKQ; encoded by the exons ATGGAGCTGCGCTCGGAGCTACCCAACGTGCCAGGTGCGGCGACTGCAGCAGCAACAGCGTCCGGGCCGCCCGTGGCTTCAgtggcagcggcggcggcggcggccgcagCGGCCGCATCGCTACCGGTGAGCGTAGCAGGCGGCTTGCTGCGGGCGCCGCCGCTATTACTGAGGGCGGCCGAAAAGTACCCGCGGACCCCCAAATGCGCACGCTGCCGCAACCATGGCGTGGTATCTGCGCTCAAGGGCCACAAGCGCTACTGCCGCTGGAAGGACTGCCTGTGCGCCAAGTGCACACTCATCGCTGAGCGCCAGCGCGTTATGGCGGCGCAGGTGGCGCTGCGCAGGCAGCAGGCGCAGGAAGAGAATGAGGCGCGCGAGTTGCAGTTGCTCTACGGCACGGCCGAGGGCCTAGCTCTGGCCGCCGCCAACGGCATCATCCCGCCACGGCCCGCCTACGAGGTCTTTGGCTCAGTGTGCGCGGCGGATGGCGGAGGTCCGGGAACTGGCGCACCCGCGGGGTCCGGAGGCGGAGCAGCAGGCGCTGGGGGCGCAG AGGCCAAGTTGCAAAAGTTTGACCTGTTCCCCAAGACATTGCTTCAGGCAGGCCGCTCGGGCAGCCCTCCGCCGCCACCCGGCAAGCCTCTGTCACCCGACGGCGCGGACTCGGGTCCTGGGATGTCATCTCCGGAGGTGCGGGCGGGCTCGGGCTCGGAAAACGGCGACGGCGAGTCCTTTTCGGGGTCGCCCCTGGCCCGAGCCTCTAAGGAGGCAGGTGGCAGCTGCACGAGCAGCACTGGTCTCGGCGGCGGCGGTGAAGAAGACAGCCCGGGCTCCGCCAGCCCTCTGGGCTCTGAATCCGGTTCTGAGGCCGACAAGGAAGAGGCAGAGGCCGCGCCAGCGCCGGGGTTGGGCGGAGGTTCCGGTCCACGGCAGCGGACGCCGCTGGACATCTTGACGCGCGTCTTCCCGGGCCACCGGCGCGGCGTCCTAGAGCTGGTGCTTCAGGGCTGCGGGGGCGACGTGGTTCAGGCTATCGAGCAGGTGCTGAACCACCACCGTGGTGGGGGCCTCGTGGCCAGCCTGGGCCCAGTCGCGCCCTCTGATAAGTCCGCGATGGGTGCTGCCGCGGCCGCGGAAGATGCATGGTCTGGCCGCGTGgacgccgccgccgctgccgccgggGGTCCCGGGCTGCCTGCGCCGCTGCAGGCTGGCCCGGCCGCGCCCCCGCACCACAGACCCTTGTTAGCGGGCGCCATGACGCCCGGGGCGCTGGGCTCACTGAGCAGCCGCTCAGCCTTCTCGCCGCTGCAGCCCAACGCCAGTCACTTCGGCGCCGACGCGGGCACCTACCCTCTCGGCGCGCCCCTTGGCCTCAGTCCGCTGCGCCTGGCCTACTCGGCAGCGGCGGCGCATAGCCGCGGCCTGGCCTTCATGGCGCCCTACTCTACTGCTGGCCTGGTGCCCACGCTCGGCTTCCGCCCGCCCATGGACTACGCCTTCAGCGATCTCATGCGTGATCGCTCGGCGGCGGCCGCCGCTGTGCACAAGGAGCCGACTTATGGCGGCGGCCTGTATGGGCCTATGGTCAACGGCGCCCCGGAGAAGCAATAG